One Niallia circulans DNA segment encodes these proteins:
- a CDS encoding DUF916 and DUF3324 domain-containing protein: MKRSFFLLLVLILIGIGINSQDDRAFAATMEYSVKANLPENQLNKNLSYFDLKMSPGNKQTITITVSNTSDRKMELMIETNTATTNQNGVIDYSKADSKKDSSLKYAFSDLISPSQKVILEANETKTLPFTIKMPEKSLDGVILGGFYIYEVIQEDKKTSDKSVQINNEFSYVIGVKLTETNKLVTPELQLNKVKPELLNYRNAVTANLQNIKPVIINNLTVDARITKEGEQKVLHLTKKQSLSMAPNSNFDFPISWDNQEFEPGKYHLYITATAGKDTWEFDKMFEIKDTAAEKLNLTAVKAKKEYSKIIIWSASVLAAVLLITILLVKNKRKPKEED, encoded by the coding sequence ATGAAACGAAGCTTTTTTTTGTTACTCGTTTTAATCTTGATTGGTATCGGAATTAATTCGCAGGATGATAGAGCATTTGCTGCAACGATGGAATACTCAGTGAAAGCGAACCTGCCAGAAAATCAATTAAATAAAAATCTAAGCTATTTTGATTTAAAAATGAGCCCGGGAAATAAACAAACGATAACAATAACAGTTAGCAATACCTCTGACCGAAAAATGGAACTGATGATTGAAACAAATACTGCCACTACAAACCAAAATGGAGTCATTGACTATAGTAAAGCTGACAGCAAGAAAGACAGCTCTTTAAAGTATGCATTTTCAGACCTTATTTCTCCAAGTCAAAAAGTTATTTTGGAAGCAAACGAGACAAAAACGCTTCCATTTACTATTAAAATGCCAGAAAAATCACTTGATGGTGTGATATTAGGTGGTTTCTATATATATGAAGTTATTCAGGAGGACAAAAAAACCTCAGACAAAAGTGTGCAAATTAATAACGAATTTTCTTATGTCATTGGTGTAAAATTAACGGAAACAAATAAATTGGTTACTCCGGAATTACAGTTAAACAAGGTGAAGCCGGAATTATTAAATTATCGAAATGCAGTGACAGCAAATTTACAAAATATTAAACCAGTCATTATTAATAACTTAACTGTGGATGCCCGTATTACGAAAGAAGGAGAACAAAAAGTCCTCCATCTAACGAAAAAACAATCCTTATCAATGGCCCCTAATTCCAACTTTGATTTTCCGATAAGCTGGGATAATCAGGAGTTTGAACCTGGAAAATATCATTTATATATAACTGCGACTGCCGGCAAGGACACATGGGAATTTGACAAAATGTTTGAAATTAAAGATACTGCTGCAGAAAAACTTAATTTAACAGCAGTCAAAGCAAAAAAAGAATATAGCAAAATTATTATTTGGTCAGCTTCCGTACTAGCAGCAGTTCTACTTATCACTATTTTACTTGTAAAAAACAAAAGAAAACCTAAAGAAGAGGATTAG
- a CDS encoding EAL domain-containing protein, with protein MAIDDFGTGAANISKVCNVNPHYIKLDKSYSRNLYTSKEKQRVISMITKFKDRKFSIVLEGIENYQDLKLAKQLGVDYCQG; from the coding sequence ATAGCTATAGATGATTTTGGCACTGGGGCTGCAAATATAAGTAAAGTATGTAATGTAAATCCACATTATATAAAGCTAGATAAATCATACTCTAGAAACCTTTATACTTCAAAAGAAAAACAAAGGGTAATTTCGATGATTACAAAGTTTAAAGATCGTAAATTTAGCATTGTTTTAGAGGGAATCGAAAATTATCAGGATTTAAAGCTAGCAAAGCAATTGGGAGTAGATTATTGCCAAGGTTAG
- a CDS encoding methyl-accepting chemotaxis protein — protein sequence MKKPRSVVSKVLLPVIALLAIGGAVLTYLNYDLVKENTKEILVNNAINVVAQTDRQFDSLFNSLSTTLAQLSEVPAIQGIEENEAKGMKALAGFKENNPVILNTYIHLNKGKLLLYPEQNIPDDYDASESSWYTKAIEQNGEIVLTKPYNDAGSGKLTMTVAKMVNNAEGKVLGVLAIDVDLSIFNVLLKDTEIGKTGYTFLLDETGLAVYHPNKDTNGKDISSEEFTQRIITSNNNSDNVSYEYKGDAKELFFVKNKTTGLYIVGVIPLKEFATQARDLIKPMLIILGIIVIVIATIFYFVIKRMLRPLQDLSTAMDKVRAGDFAIFVDVQTSDEIGSLTNGFNHMLEQVRKMLSTIAEASGAVMTASNTLVISVNENASAIAETSTAMDKIANDATTQADLAERDSSNLSLLSEKMEEVVQQSVEIRTSSEAMLLQTDKGYTKVVELRKQSAQTNSMTNEMVGAINLLENNSNNINEIILTIQELADQTNLLALNAAIEAARAGESGRGFAVVADEVRKLAEKSAQSSKEIAGLIQQMQSQTKNTVGLIENTHELVKAQNVTVNEAESAFQAIEHTIKQNGQNIDDVVTAIEEMITKKEEIIQSSMDITAFKQETAANTEEVSASIEEQAASMEQMNDLANKLGEHAEKLINEFKNLKR from the coding sequence ATGAAGAAACCACGATCCGTTGTAAGCAAAGTATTATTACCAGTTATTGCTTTGCTTGCTATTGGCGGAGCTGTTTTAACCTATTTAAATTATGATCTTGTCAAAGAAAATACAAAGGAGATTTTGGTTAATAATGCTATAAATGTAGTTGCACAAACAGACAGACAATTCGATAGTCTATTTAACAGTCTTAGCACTACATTGGCTCAACTTTCTGAAGTCCCGGCGATACAAGGAATAGAAGAAAATGAAGCTAAAGGTATGAAGGCATTGGCTGGTTTTAAGGAGAATAACCCTGTTATCCTTAATACTTATATTCATTTAAACAAAGGCAAATTGTTATTATATCCAGAACAGAATATTCCTGATGATTATGACGCAAGTGAAAGCTCGTGGTATACAAAAGCGATTGAGCAAAATGGAGAAATAGTTTTAACTAAACCTTATAATGATGCAGGTAGTGGGAAATTAACGATGACTGTTGCGAAAATGGTTAATAACGCCGAAGGAAAGGTTTTAGGAGTTTTAGCTATCGATGTTGACTTATCTATTTTTAACGTATTGTTGAAGGATACAGAAATAGGAAAGACAGGCTATACATTCTTATTAGATGAAACGGGACTTGCTGTGTACCATCCAAATAAAGATACGAATGGCAAGGACATAAGTTCGGAAGAGTTCACTCAAAGGATTATAACGTCCAATAACAATAGTGATAACGTTAGTTATGAATATAAAGGTGACGCGAAAGAACTTTTCTTTGTGAAAAATAAAACTACAGGCCTGTATATAGTAGGTGTTATACCTTTAAAGGAATTTGCTACACAAGCTAGGGATCTTATAAAACCTATGTTAATAATCCTTGGCATTATTGTTATTGTCATAGCAACTATCTTTTATTTTGTAATCAAAAGGATGCTGCGTCCTTTACAAGACTTGAGCACAGCGATGGATAAAGTAAGAGCTGGGGACTTCGCTATTTTTGTTGATGTACAAACGAGTGATGAAATCGGAAGTCTAACAAATGGGTTTAACCATATGTTAGAGCAAGTTAGGAAAATGTTGAGCACGATAGCAGAAGCATCTGGAGCAGTAATGACAGCATCCAATACCTTAGTGATAAGCGTGAATGAAAATGCTAGTGCCATTGCAGAAACATCTACTGCAATGGATAAGATTGCTAATGACGCTACAACACAAGCCGACCTTGCCGAAAGAGATTCAAGTAATCTTTCGCTTCTTTCGGAGAAGATGGAAGAAGTAGTGCAGCAAAGTGTCGAAATCAGAACCAGTTCTGAGGCTATGCTGCTACAAACAGACAAGGGATATACAAAGGTTGTTGAGCTTAGAAAACAATCTGCACAAACAAATAGTATGACGAATGAAATGGTAGGGGCTATTAATTTGTTGGAAAATAACTCTAACAACATCAACGAGATCATTTTGACCATACAAGAGCTAGCCGACCAAACTAATCTACTTGCGTTAAACGCTGCAATCGAAGCTGCCAGAGCTGGTGAATCGGGACGCGGATTTGCTGTGGTTGCTGACGAGGTTCGTAAACTTGCGGAGAAATCAGCGCAATCTTCAAAGGAGATAGCTGGTCTAATTCAACAAATGCAAAGTCAAACTAAAAATACTGTTGGTCTTATAGAGAATACGCATGAGTTAGTTAAGGCTCAAAATGTGACTGTTAATGAGGCGGAAAGCGCATTTCAAGCCATTGAACATACGATAAAACAAAATGGACAAAATATTGATGACGTGGTTACAGCCATTGAAGAAATGATAACGAAAAAAGAAGAAATCATTCAATCAAGCATGGATATTACTGCTTTTAAACAAGAAACAGCTGCAAACACTGAAGAAGTCTCTGCATCTATAGAGGAACAAGCAGCATCCATGGAACAAATGAATGACCTTGCTAATAAGCTTGGAGAACACGCTGAAAAGTTGATTAATGAATTTAAAAACCTAAAAAGATAA
- a CDS encoding leucine-rich repeat domain-containing protein, translating into MRKNRRSLLSNRVISCLMAALIVILSIMTVFVPPHQAYGADQTIHEIFPDDYLAKEMANILNKNENTSVPVSMEELQGITRLVLIDKGIQNITGLERLTQLEELDLTNNQIKDISSLKNLGNLNSLSISYNQISDISTLKDLHLKGFEAGGQQIYLSEGITGNPTDLVLAGLDGSVPNITYEIGQGNYNHNQLIWDTAGQNVSTWNLESNNSFNGTVHQTITESFNFVPELTIDVAGPIYLSVGEEYLVKGTWKDLDHPTNTISSELNGIMLGTEVLDNGGELESLEWSYPIHAGELNLGENNLVITLADPSGGVSNVQLTIIVESPPSITFKDANNEVTVDNGAGYTITGTWKDLDSDEVDLYYVLGKNGPIMFADNVLNDTDKGNDIDFEFEIPAELLSIGTHKLQIYAIDDTDRQSNVRITTLKVVGELKFDHVPDNVSFDNTEISGERVFSKRSDNWGIVVLDTRGQGSTFRLTATLTDEFTTSEGHKLENALKYIDNNGEEINMEIGIATKVYEAITKEQQIIPVNWEEDKGPLLLIEPYVYKGQYTATINWNLIDAP; encoded by the coding sequence ATGCGCAAAAATAGAAGAAGCTTGCTGAGTAATCGGGTTATCTCATGTTTGATGGCAGCTTTAATAGTAATATTATCAATAATGACAGTTTTCGTTCCTCCCCATCAAGCATACGGGGCAGACCAGACAATCCACGAGATTTTCCCAGATGATTACTTAGCTAAAGAGATGGCAAATATTTTAAATAAAAACGAGAATACGAGTGTTCCTGTTTCAATGGAAGAATTACAAGGTATTACAAGATTAGTGCTGATTGATAAAGGAATACAAAATATAACAGGACTAGAAAGGCTGACTCAGCTAGAGGAGTTAGATCTTACAAACAACCAAATAAAAGACATAAGTTCGTTGAAGAATTTAGGGAATCTAAATTCGTTAAGTATTTCTTACAACCAAATAAGTGATATAAGTACTTTAAAAGATTTGCATCTCAAGGGCTTTGAAGCTGGAGGTCAACAAATTTATCTTTCGGAAGGAATAACGGGTAATCCTACAGATCTTGTATTGGCTGGCTTAGACGGGTCAGTACCTAATATTACCTACGAAATTGGCCAAGGGAATTACAATCACAATCAGTTAATATGGGATACAGCAGGACAAAATGTATCAACTTGGAATCTCGAAAGTAATAATTCTTTTAATGGAACTGTTCATCAAACTATAACGGAGTCTTTTAATTTTGTCCCCGAATTGACGATTGATGTAGCGGGACCAATATATCTATCTGTTGGTGAAGAATACTTAGTAAAGGGAACCTGGAAAGATTTAGATCATCCTACAAATACCATCTCATCTGAGTTAAATGGTATTATGCTTGGAACAGAGGTACTAGATAATGGGGGGGAATTAGAGTCGCTTGAATGGAGTTATCCTATTCATGCAGGTGAGTTGAATTTAGGAGAAAATAACTTGGTTATAACACTAGCAGATCCGTCAGGTGGAGTTTCAAATGTTCAGTTAACAATCATTGTCGAAAGTCCTCCTTCCATCACTTTCAAGGATGCAAATAATGAAGTCACCGTTGATAATGGAGCCGGCTATACTATTACAGGAACTTGGAAGGACTTAGATAGTGATGAAGTTGATTTATACTATGTTCTTGGTAAAAACGGTCCTATAATGTTTGCTGATAATGTACTTAACGACACTGACAAAGGGAATGATATTGATTTTGAGTTTGAAATTCCAGCTGAACTGCTATCAATTGGTACACATAAATTGCAAATCTATGCTATTGATGATACAGATAGACAATCTAATGTTCGAATAACAACGCTTAAGGTAGTTGGTGAATTGAAGTTTGACCATGTACCGGATAATGTGAGTTTTGACAACACAGAAATTTCCGGAGAGCGCGTTTTTTCAAAGAGAAGCGATAATTGGGGAATTGTGGTATTGGATACTCGCGGACAAGGAAGCACCTTTCGTTTAACAGCGACTTTAACGGACGAGTTTACGACCAGTGAAGGCCATAAATTAGAAAATGCCTTAAAGTATATTGACAATAATGGTGAGGAAATAAATATGGAAATTGGCATCGCGACAAAAGTCTATGAAGCTATTACAAAGGAACAGCAAATTATCCCCGTGAACTGGGAGGAAGATAAAGGGCCATTATTATTAATCGAACCATATGTGTATAAAGGGCAATATACCGCTACAATTAATTGGAACTTAATTGATGCACCGTAA
- a CDS encoding helix-turn-helix domain-containing protein, giving the protein MNRFNERYSDIIYQLFHEDTWCSIGYLSEKTSYSKSTIWREIGFMNFNLPPNWSIEKNELRGIRLKKPSNGTIEDVLTYLRENNTYIQIIGLIIFNNGITVAELMEKIHLSRATVYRHIEKIKEVTSFNGISISNNRLRLTGDERKIRRFIVQYLEFSNKLIDPSIVDTFNIADFKSKLLLSTEKYSIALHMGALHRLATIMDVINLRISHGCYMNLPKYIHKEYGNSEFYKVASEMFNFMRKCPNRETQMNEALYFSLNILNEKIPVNKSKDIMEVRFRMRGNADDRANLLSIFMGYLSDYLGFDIAQDDTFLYKLVQTFRRIYIDSQLGTNSINSAMVSYLPYVESNPLYKKIDDIINKSLIDQDYTDNISVDRMGIFEIFLLVQAALLRKKAQTVITAALICRTFIEAEYIKQVLHYQFGSNLSLTVMDYIDNEQLKKNNEYDLVVAVIDTDELNFEHLPIIKISSFPSKGELNVIEDFINSFFLNKWRINSDIFIHF; this is encoded by the coding sequence ATGAACAGGTTTAATGAAAGATATTCAGACATAATATATCAGTTATTCCATGAAGACACATGGTGTAGTATAGGGTATCTCTCGGAAAAAACTAGTTATTCAAAAAGTACGATTTGGCGAGAGATTGGCTTTATGAATTTTAATCTTCCTCCTAATTGGAGTATTGAAAAAAATGAGCTAAGGGGAATACGTTTAAAAAAACCAAGTAACGGTACGATTGAGGATGTCCTAACGTATTTAAGAGAAAATAATACATATATTCAAATTATAGGGCTAATTATTTTTAATAATGGGATAACAGTCGCAGAATTAATGGAAAAGATTCATTTAAGTAGAGCAACTGTTTATCGCCACATTGAAAAAATTAAAGAGGTAACAAGCTTCAATGGCATCAGTATCTCAAATAATCGCTTACGGCTTACTGGAGATGAAAGGAAAATCCGCCGATTTATTGTCCAATATCTCGAGTTCTCTAATAAATTAATCGATCCTTCTATAGTAGATACATTTAATATTGCCGACTTTAAAAGTAAATTACTTCTTTCTACTGAAAAATATTCAATAGCTTTACATATGGGCGCATTACATAGACTTGCAACAATAATGGATGTTATAAACCTGCGTATTTCTCATGGGTGTTACATGAATCTTCCGAAATATATCCATAAGGAATACGGAAATTCAGAATTTTATAAAGTAGCTAGTGAAATGTTTAATTTCATGAGGAAATGCCCTAATCGAGAAACCCAAATGAACGAAGCTCTCTACTTCTCCTTAAATATTCTTAACGAAAAAATACCTGTTAATAAATCTAAGGATATTATGGAGGTTAGGTTCAGAATGAGGGGAAATGCAGATGATCGAGCAAATCTTCTGTCGATTTTTATGGGATATCTCTCAGATTATTTAGGGTTTGATATAGCTCAAGATGATACCTTTTTGTACAAGCTTGTTCAAACCTTTCGAAGAATTTATATTGATTCACAATTAGGTACTAATAGTATAAACAGTGCTATGGTTTCTTATCTTCCTTATGTAGAGTCGAATCCACTATATAAGAAAATTGATGACATCATTAACAAATCTTTAATTGACCAGGATTATACAGATAATATAAGTGTAGATAGGATGGGGATTTTTGAGATTTTTTTACTAGTACAAGCAGCACTTTTAAGAAAAAAGGCGCAGACCGTTATTACAGCTGCATTAATATGTAGAACATTTATCGAAGCTGAGTATATAAAACAAGTTTTACACTACCAATTTGGAAGTAATTTGAGTTTAACGGTAATGGACTATATAGATAATGAGCAACTAAAAAAAAATAATGAGTATGATTTAGTTGTAGCAGTAATAGACACAGATGAGCTAAATTTTGAACATTTACCAATAATAAAAATATCTAGCTTTCCATCAAAAGGTGAATTAAATGTAATTGAGGATTTTATAAATAGTTTCTTCTTAAATAAGTGGAGAATCAACTCCGATATATTTATTCATTTTTAA
- a CDS encoding cupin domain-containing protein produces MIKHENVKNGVIFPAGEKNEAFSQFFVGQSYLKTLIADPKVSVGVGNVTFEPGCRNNWHVHRNGFQLLLVTGGEGWYQEEGKPAQFLQAGDVIITHDGVKHWHGAAKDSWFEHIAITAGTPEWLEPVTDEEYNKLT; encoded by the coding sequence ATGATAAAGCATGAAAACGTTAAAAATGGCGTGATTTTCCCAGCGGGTGAAAAAAATGAAGCATTCTCCCAATTTTTCGTTGGACAAAGTTACCTTAAGACATTAATTGCTGACCCTAAAGTGAGTGTTGGTGTCGGAAATGTAACTTTTGAACCTGGCTGCAGAAACAACTGGCATGTTCACCGTAATGGTTTTCAGCTATTACTAGTAACTGGCGGTGAAGGCTGGTATCAGGAGGAAGGAAAACCAGCTCAATTCTTACAGGCTGGTGATGTTATTATCACACATGACGGAGTGAAACACTGGCATGGCGCTGCAAAGGACAGTTGGTTTGAGCATATTGCAATCACTGCAGGTACACCTGAATGGCTAGAACCAGTAACAGATGAGGAGTATAACAAGTTAACATAA
- a CDS encoding SpoIID/LytB domain-containing protein has translation MRKVRLILLLFTLFFGAAIYPEKIKAASTIPTIEVKLVNYLGNKTSITVVFNGEYKLSNGIKVSSGTEAVIKLSNSKLSMETSKGQVLIEKDSTISAAPVKTDGTLSVNGRKYNGSFQFVIEKDTKNSNLYVRPINKVDIETYLRGVVPQEMPALWSMEALKAQTVAARTYAIKHMNDSNMVDTIAKQVYGGSSANHAQSDTAVKETEGMVLKSNGALIDAVFSASNGGWTELNSSVWGGAALSYFAVKEDTFDFNPATKEKFTWAIQLKQEQLPATLNLAIADIWWNTLKETDADNAVLINIKKWLVSEGYTNDVAKIKIAKIHKLGVDLTSLSAGGRVLKGTLKMDYLLMANGKTAEKKVLEMNGTAASKIRAIVGIDRMTSYLIDETVTKNGSIYMKGRGNGHAVGLSQYGARNRAEAGHSFNQILQFYYPKAALMKEYSGTASNSQGMDDTVPPNISSFKASIDYKKNTTKLSMKINKSGKLTMIVKDSKGKTVATIAKNKEVKSGSLSFDWNISKVENATYTAEIIASNKDGYQKTASHKVTVKKDKAPPAISSLKASTDNKKNTVKIGMKTNKAGKITIVLKDPKGKTVSTLVKNKEVKTGSLSFSWNISKVGNGTYTAEITTENLHGYKKTMKQKIIIKKPVKVKKASVKPSVLNLRQKPSTSSKVILKLKKKQTVVIQSQQGSWYKVKYGSKTGYVSAKYVTILK, from the coding sequence ATGCGTAAAGTTAGATTGATATTGCTTCTTTTTACATTATTTTTTGGAGCAGCTATTTATCCTGAAAAGATAAAGGCTGCATCAACTATACCAACAATTGAAGTGAAATTAGTTAATTATCTCGGTAATAAAACGTCCATTACTGTAGTTTTTAATGGAGAATATAAGCTTTCGAACGGTATAAAGGTCTCTTCAGGAACAGAAGCTGTCATAAAGCTTAGTAACAGTAAGTTGAGTATGGAAACAAGCAAAGGACAGGTATTGATAGAAAAGGATAGTACCATTTCTGCAGCTCCTGTTAAAACAGATGGAACTCTTTCTGTTAATGGTCGCAAATACAATGGTTCCTTTCAATTTGTTATCGAAAAAGATACAAAAAACAGTAATTTATATGTTCGTCCAATTAACAAAGTAGATATAGAAACATATTTAAGAGGAGTGGTTCCTCAAGAAATGCCAGCGCTTTGGAGCATGGAGGCACTTAAGGCACAAACCGTTGCTGCAAGAACGTATGCAATTAAACATATGAATGATAGTAATATGGTAGATACGATTGCAAAGCAAGTATATGGAGGAAGTTCGGCAAATCATGCTCAATCGGATACTGCTGTTAAGGAAACAGAAGGAATGGTATTAAAATCTAATGGAGCATTAATAGATGCTGTGTTTTCTGCAAGTAATGGAGGTTGGACAGAATTAAATAGCAGTGTATGGGGTGGTGCAGCATTATCTTACTTCGCAGTTAAGGAGGATACATTTGATTTTAACCCTGCAACAAAGGAAAAGTTCACTTGGGCGATTCAACTGAAACAAGAGCAACTGCCCGCTACATTGAATTTGGCGATAGCGGATATATGGTGGAACACACTTAAGGAGACAGATGCAGATAACGCTGTACTGATTAATATTAAGAAGTGGCTTGTAAGCGAAGGATATACAAATGATGTTGCTAAGATTAAAATAGCTAAAATTCACAAGCTAGGGGTAGACTTAACTTCATTATCTGCTGGCGGAAGAGTGTTAAAAGGAACATTAAAAATGGATTACTTGTTAATGGCTAATGGGAAGACTGCCGAGAAGAAAGTTTTAGAAATGAATGGGACTGCAGCATCTAAAATCCGCGCAATAGTCGGTATTGACAGAATGACTAGCTATTTAATCGATGAGACAGTAACGAAAAACGGTAGCATTTATATGAAGGGGAGAGGCAATGGGCATGCTGTAGGACTTAGTCAATATGGGGCCAGAAACAGGGCCGAGGCTGGGCATAGCTTTAATCAAATATTGCAGTTCTATTACCCAAAGGCCGCTCTTATGAAAGAATATAGTGGTACAGCAAGCAATTCACAAGGTATGGACGATACGGTGCCACCTAATATATCAAGCTTTAAAGCGAGTATAGATTATAAGAAAAATACTACTAAGCTGTCAATGAAGATAAATAAGTCAGGGAAACTGACAATGATCGTCAAGGATTCTAAAGGAAAAACAGTAGCCACAATAGCAAAAAATAAAGAAGTGAAGTCTGGGTCTCTTTCTTTTGACTGGAATATTAGCAAAGTGGAAAATGCCACATATACGGCTGAAATCATAGCAAGTAATAAAGATGGTTATCAAAAAACAGCCTCTCATAAGGTAACTGTAAAAAAGGACAAGGCACCTCCTGCCATATCAAGCCTTAAGGCTAGTACAGATAATAAGAAGAATACAGTCAAAATCGGTATGAAAACCAATAAAGCTGGAAAAATCACTATTGTCTTAAAGGATCCTAAAGGAAAGACAGTATCCACCTTAGTGAAAAATAAAGAGGTAAAGACAGGATCTCTATCATTTAGCTGGAATATCAGCAAGGTGGGAAATGGAACATATACAGCCGAAATCACAACAGAAAATTTACATGGATACAAGAAAACAATGAAGCAGAAAATTATAATTAAAAAACCGGTTAAGGTGAAAAAAGCTAGTGTTAAACCGTCTGTGCTTAATTTAAGACAGAAGCCCAGCACTTCCTCAAAGGTTATTCTTAAGCTAAAGAAAAAGCAAACAGTTGTCATTCAATCACAGCAAGGTTCCTGGTATAAGGTGAAATACGGATCAAAGACTGGATATGTTTCTGCCAAGTATGTGACTATTTTAAAATAA
- a CDS encoding aldo/keto reductase, whose amino-acid sequence MFNETYKLANGIEIPKLGLGTWLLNDAQAAQAVVDAIAIGYRHIDTAQAYMNEAGVGEGIHSCGVAREELFITTKVVAEAKSYESVTQSIDESLTKMGLDYIDLVIIHSPQPWKEFREESRYFEENKQVWAALEDAYKKGKVKAIGLSNFLQDDIENILASCEIKPMVNQILAHVSNTPLELIEFCQKNDILVEAYSPIAHGAVLENAEVKVIADKYGVSVAQLCLRYDIQLGLVVIPKTANPNHMSINAKLDFVISDADMELLKNAEPIQNYGEHSFFPVFGGKLK is encoded by the coding sequence ATGTTTAATGAAACTTACAAATTAGCAAATGGGATAGAAATCCCCAAATTAGGTCTTGGCACATGGCTGCTTAACGATGCACAAGCAGCACAGGCAGTCGTGGACGCGATAGCTATTGGATATCGTCATATTGATACTGCTCAAGCCTATATGAATGAGGCTGGCGTAGGAGAAGGTATCCATTCTTGCGGTGTTGCAAGAGAAGAACTTTTCATCACAACAAAGGTTGTGGCAGAAGCCAAAAGCTATGAGTCAGTTACGCAGTCTATTGATGAGTCATTAACAAAGATGGGACTGGATTACATTGACCTTGTGATTATCCACAGTCCACAGCCTTGGAAGGAGTTCCGCGAGGAGAGCCGCTACTTTGAGGAAAACAAGCAAGTATGGGCTGCTTTGGAGGATGCTTATAAGAAAGGCAAGGTAAAGGCAATAGGGCTTTCTAACTTCCTGCAGGATGATATTGAAAATATTCTTGCAAGCTGTGAGATTAAGCCTATGGTAAATCAAATATTAGCGCATGTTAGCAATACTCCTTTGGAGTTGATTGAATTCTGCCAGAAGAATGACATCCTCGTAGAGGCATATTCACCAATCGCACACGGTGCAGTTCTTGAGAATGCTGAGGTTAAAGTCATAGCTGATAAATATGGCGTATCTGTTGCTCAGCTATGCCTCCGTTATGATATCCAGCTTGGTCTTGTAGTAATTCCAAAAACGGCTAATCCTAATCACATGAGTATAAATGCAAAGCTTGATTTTGTTATCAGCGACGCAGATATGGAGCTTTTGAAAAATGCAGAGCCTATTCAAAATTATGGGGAGCATAGTTTTTTCCCAGTATTCGGTGGAAAACTAAAATAA
- a CDS encoding WxL domain-containing protein — MKKKKLLFGGLALAASLLLVTPAFADDAAISESSIIIGPGNGPTKPIDPEPQPEPPGTGNTGELTIDYVTPLKFEGKISEKDEVYITTAHNPNVQVTDRRGTGEGWSLQVSATPFVDENTNKTLKGAQLTLPQGSARTLPENISPAPKDLRKVVLSEETNILMQAQKDEGMGTWIDKFNPIEVTLSVPTGNYVGDYVSTLNWSLIAAPQ, encoded by the coding sequence ATGAAGAAGAAAAAATTATTATTTGGAGGATTAGCATTAGCAGCATCACTGTTGCTGGTAACACCAGCTTTTGCCGATGATGCTGCTATTTCTGAAAGCAGCATCATTATTGGTCCTGGAAACGGACCGACAAAGCCAATTGATCCCGAACCACAGCCAGAGCCACCAGGAACAGGCAATACTGGCGAACTTACAATCGACTATGTCACTCCTTTAAAGTTCGAGGGTAAAATATCTGAAAAAGATGAAGTGTATATAACGACAGCACACAATCCTAATGTCCAAGTAACTGATAGACGTGGAACTGGAGAAGGCTGGTCATTACAAGTATCGGCAACACCATTTGTTGATGAAAATACCAATAAAACATTAAAGGGAGCACAATTGACATTACCTCAAGGGTCCGCCCGGACGCTTCCCGAAAATATCTCTCCTGCCCCAAAAGATTTAAGGAAAGTCGTATTAAGTGAAGAAACAAACATCCTCATGCAAGCTCAAAAAGATGAAGGAATGGGTACATGGATTGATAAATTCAATCCAATTGAGGTTACCCTATCTGTACCAACAGGCAACTATGTTGGAGATTATGTTTCTACTTTAAATTGGAGCCTTATTGCCGCGCCGCAATAA